In Candidatus Paceibacterota bacterium, the DNA window TGAATGCTCTAACTAATGCAAATATCCGAACAATCGGAGGTTTGGCTAGAAAGAAGAAAGATGATTTACTTGAAGTCGGCGGTTTAGGAGAAAAAGGAATCCAGGAAATTAAGCGTGTACTCGGTAATTTCGGAATCACACTAAAATAAAACATGCGTCACCATAATGCCAACAGAAAATTCGGTCGTGTAAGAAAAGTGAGGAAAGCACTTATGCGTTCTCTTGCACTTGCGCTTATTGTTCGTGGAAAAATAAAGACCACGGAAGCAAAAGCAAAAGAGCTTCGACCATATATCGAAAAGTTTGTTACGAGAGCAAAAAAAGATACACTTGCTTCACGCCGTCTTGTCGGGGCAGAATTTTTCAATAGCACAAAAGAAGTTCAGAAACTTTTTGAGGTTATTGCTCCGAAATATACAGAAAGACCAGGTGGCTATACTCGCATAACCAAACTTTCTACACCGAGAAAGGGGGATGCAAGTAAGCTTGCTGTTATTGAATTTATATAAATATGACTATGAAATACACAATTGATGCATCAGGAAGAACGATAGGTAGAGTCGCAGCGGAAGCGGCGTCAGTACTTATGGGTAAAAACACAACATCTTTTGTGCGTAATAAGGCGCCGGAAATATCTGTTATGGTCACTAACTGTGGAAAAGCAAAGGTTACAGAAAAGAAACAAAAGCAAACATTATTCCACACATACTCTGGATATCCAGGCGGTTTGAAAGAGAAGCGATTGGAAGAAGTTGCAGCAAAAAAAGGAATGAGGGAAGTTATGTTGATCGCGATTACTGGAATGCTTCCAAAAAATAAGTTACAGGCTGTGATGTTAAAGAACTTGATTGTTACCGAATAAAAATATGGAAACTACAACAACAAAAGCAAAAAAGGAAGGTCGTTACATTGAGACTGTTGGTCGTCGCAAGACATCATCAGCCCGTGTTCGTGTGACCCCAGCGTCTAAGCTAAACGTTATTGTTAACGACAAGGACTATAAAGAATATTTTCCTACAGAAGATATGCAAGGGATTATCACAGACGCTTTCAACAAAGCAAAACCACTAGAGAAATATTCTGTTACAGCTCTTGTAAAAGGTGGTGGTATTCATTCTCAGGCCGAAGCAGTGAGACATGGTATTGCTCGAGCACTCTCAACAACTGACGAAGAGCTAAAGACACGATTGAAGCGTCTCGGTTACCTAAAACGTGACCCTAGAATGAAAGAAAGACGAAAGTTCGGTTTGAAGAAAGCTCGAAAGGCTCCACAGTGGTCAAAGCGTTAATTTTCTCTCGGCGAATCTACTTGTATACTTTGGTCCATAGCTATTAATAGTGCTTTAAGTTGTTTAAATTTATGACAGATGAAATAAACGAAAACAATATTATAGATGAAGACTTTGCTTTTGAACCCGATGAGAGCGAAGGAGAGCTTTCTGTCTCAAAACAGAAAATCAAAGATCTTCGCGACAAGCTGAGTGTTGCTCTAAAAGAGCGAGATGAGTATCTCGCAGGGTGGCAGAGAGCGAAAGCGGATTACATTAACGCCCGCAAAGACGAATTGAACGCGCACTCGAATGCATCCAAGGTTGCAAACGAACGAACGATTTTGGAAATAATTCCGGTACTCGATAGTTTTACGTTGGCATTTGCAAATAAAGAGGCATGGGAGAAAGTTGATGAAAATTGGCGACGTGGGGTGGAATACATCGCGTCACAACTAAAAACAGCCCTCACAAATATTGGTATGCAGGAAATAGGTAAGATTGGAGAACATTTTGACCCGAATTACCACAATGCTGTAGAAAATATTCCAACTGATAGTAAAGAATTAGATCACACTGTCGCTGAAATAATTAAAAATGGATATTTTTTTGAAGGAAAGGTGATTCGGCCATCTGAAGTGAAAGTTTTTATTTTTAAGGAGTAGTTTGAAAGTAAAATAAAGTTGACAAACAGAGAATATTGGGTATAATAATGTAAATTAAAAATATTTATTTAATAATTTTTACAATAAAAATATGGGAAAAATAATTGGTATCGACTTGGGAACAACAAATTCGGCTGTCGCCTTAATTGAAGGTGGCGTCCCAAAAATAATTGAAAATATTGAAGGAAATCGCACTACTCCTTCTGTTGTTGCGCTTGCAAAAAATGGCGAGCGTCTTGTTGGCTTGCTCGCCAAGCGCCAAGCAGTCACCAACCCAGAAAATACTATCTACGGTATTAAGCGTCTTATGGGTCATCGTTTTGATGACGAAGAAGTTAAGCGCGACAAGAAGTTTTCCTCATACGCAATTGAAGCTAACGAAGACGGTGGGGTTAAGGTAAAGATGGGTACAGATTTTTATCGTCCAGAGGAAGTTTCAGCAATGATTCTTCAGAAAATAAAGAGTGATGTTGAAGCAAAAATAGGTGAACCAGTAACAGAGGCGGTTATCACCGTACCGGCTTATTTCGACGACTCACAACGCAAGGCAACAAAAGATGCCGGGAAGATTGCCGGACTTGATGTTAAACGAATCATTAATGAGCCAACAGCAGCAGCTTTGGCATATGGTTTTAATAATAAAAAAGACGAAAAAATAGTTGTTTATGACTTCGGTGGTGGAACTTTTGACGTTTCTATTCTTGAAGTTGGAAATGATGTTATTGAAGTAAAAGCAACTGATGGTGACTCACATATGGGTGGTGAGGATATCGACCAGAAGATTGTTGCTTGGATTGCAGAGCAATTTAAGAAAGAAAGTGGTATTGATATCACAAAAGATGTTTTGGCACTTCAGAGATTGAAAGAGGCTGCAGAAAAAGCAAAGCACGAGCTTTCAACAACAACAGAATCGGAAATAAACATTCCGTTTATAAGTTCAGATGCATCTGGCCCAAAACATCTTCTTCTTAAGATGTCCCGTACAACCCTTGAAGAACTTGCTCGCGAGTTTATTGATCGCTCGATTGAAATTACAAAAAGAGCTTTTGAAAAATCTCCGGTTAAGATGAATGAGATTAATGAAATAGTTATGGTTGGTGGACAAACTCGTATGCCTGCCATTATTGCCGCTGTTAAAGAATTGTTTGGTAAGGAGCCAAACCGCTCAATAAACCCAGACGAAGTTGTTGCAGCTGGTGCAGCCGTTCAAGCGGGCGTCTTGCAAGGAGATGTTCGCGACATATTACTTCTAGACGTTATTCCATTATCGCTTGGCATTGAGACATTTGGAGGTGTTGCTACAAAGTTGATTGAAAAGAACACAACTATCCCAACATCAAAGTCACAAGTTTTCTCTACCGCTGCCGACAACCAAACATCAGTCGAGATACATATTGTCCAGGGCGAGCGTCCAATGGCCGCCGACAACAAGTCATTAGGAAGATTTATCCTAGATGGTGTTCCACCAGCACCGCGTGGTATGCCTCAAGTAGAGGTTGCCCTTGATGTTGATGCAAACGGAATTCTAAATGTTACAGCAAAAGAGAAGACGAGTGGAAAAACTCAAAGTATTCGCATCGAGGCAAGTTCCGGTCTAACAGACGCAGATATTGAGCGAATGACTAAAGAAGCGGAACTGCACGCAGATGAAGATAAGAAGAAAAAAGAAATTGCCGATACAAAAAATGACTCAGAAATATTAGTTTATACTGCCGAGAAATCACTTCGTGATGCTGGAGATAAGGTACCAGCTGATATTAAAACAGCGGTAGAAGCAAAAATAGCAGAGCTAAAATCTGTTAAAGATGGTACAGATATCGAGGCAATTAAAAAAGCCTCATCAGAACTTTCACTCGAAATGCAAAAAATAGGTGAAGCAATGATGAAGGCACAGCAGGAAAGTGGAGCAACGGAAACTCCTAAAGAGGGTGGAAGTGGGGCACCTGAAGAGAAGATTCATGACGCAGATTTCAAAGAAGGGGAGAATCCAGACGCCAACAAAACAGCCTAATATCATGAAAAAGACCACCAATTTAGAGGGTGGTCTTTTTCATGATTAATATCTTCACCTTTATTTGTTTTTATGTATAATTCCGTATAATCAATCCCGTACGAAATCATGAAGTTATGTTTACGGGATAAAAACAAAATTAAGTAGATTGTTAAGAAAAGAAAGATTGTATTAAAATTAACTAAGGAAACGTCAGACGTTTCTAATTTCTAACGGGATGCAAAAAGATTACTATCAAATTTTGGGTGTTGAGAGAAAAGCGTCGAAAGATGAAATAAAAAAAGCTTTTCATAAACTCGCCCACAAATATCATCCCGACAAAAAAGGAGGTGATGAAGCGCGCTTCAAAGAGGTGAATGAGGCATACCAGGTTCTTTCTAATGAAAAGAAGCGTTCAGAGTATGACACATATGGGCAGGTGTTCAGCGATGGAAGTGGCCCACAACAAGGAGCCAATAATGGGTTCCAAGGGTTTGATCCATCACAGTTTGGCGATTTTGATTTTAGTAACGCGGGTGGATTTGGCGACATTTTTAGTGAAATTTTTGGAGGTGGGCGAGGTGGGACACAAAGTCGTCGCGGTTCAGATATTTCAATTGAAATTACTATTAATTTCGATGACTCAATTTTTGGAACTACTCGAAAGGTTTTAATAACAAAGCGCTCCTTGTGTGATGTTTGTAAGGGTAATGGCGAAAAACCTGGAACCAAGCGCAAGAAATGTGAGACCTGTAACGGCCAAGGAAAAGTTCGTGAGACAAAGAAATCCTTTATTGGAGTGTTCACGAGTGTTCGTGAATGTGACGCGTGTGCTGGGTCTGGAACAATCCCTGAAGATAAGTGTTCGGGCTGTAAGGGTCAGGGTGTTTTGAGGAAGCAGGAAGAAATTTCTATTCACGTTCCAGCTGGCATTGAAAACGGAGAGATGATTCGTCTTTCGGGAATGGGGGAAGCGGTACAACGTGGTATTTCTGGTGACTTGTATGTAAAGATAAGCGTTCTTCCCCATAAGTCCCTGAAACGTGAAGGAAATAATCTAACAATGAATCTTGATATTAAGATGACGGAAGCATTGCTTGGTGGTGAACGCTCCATCGAAACACTAGATGGAAAGATTGATCTTAAAATTCCAGAAGGGGTGAACACTGGAGAAGTTTTACGTCTTAAGGGTAAAGGTGTTCCAATGGGGAATAGCCAGAGAGGAGATTTGTTGGTAAAAATAAAAGTTATTCTCCCTCAAAAACTTTCCAAAAAAGCACGCGGAATAGTTGAGACGCTTAGAGGAGAAGGAATGTAATGAAAGATTTTTTACCACCACTTCTTTTGCAGAAAATTGTTTGGATCCCAACTAGGCTTTTTTTAATTTTTTTTGCAAAACTTGAGGTGCGTGGTTTAGAGAATCTCGAAGGACTAAAAGGTAAAGTTGTTTTTGTTAGCAATCATAGTAGTGAACTTGACCCAATTTTACTTCCAGCTGCCCTGCCTTTATTTTCCCCTCTTTCGCCAATTTTTTATACCTCAAGAGAAAAAGAGTTTTATGAACGTCACTCGTTTTTAAAATGGCTTTTCTATCGCGAATGGTTTTTTGAAATTTGGGGGGCGCATCAAATTCAGGTTGGGAAACATGACTATGAGAAATCTTTAGAAAAGCATAAGGAAATTTTGAATAGTGGTGGCTCTCTTTTTATTTTTCCCGAGGGACGGAAAACAACAGACGGGAGCATTTTGCCTGCTCATGGTGGTGCCGCATATCTTGCGAGGGCAACTGGTGCTCCAATTGTTCCAACTTCAATTAGAGGAGTTTTTAAAATAAAGCTAAGAGATTTTCTTTTAAGGCGCGCCAAGATTGTCCTTGTTTTTAGTGCTCCAATAATCCCGCTTAGTGACGATTATAAAGCTGAGGTTCAAAAAGTTATGGATATCATA includes these proteins:
- the rplQ gene encoding 50S ribosomal protein L17, encoding MRHHNANRKFGRVRKVRKALMRSLALALIVRGKIKTTEAKAKELRPYIEKFVTRAKKDTLASRRLVGAEFFNSTKEVQKLFEVIAPKYTERPGGYTRITKLSTPRKGDASKLAVIEFI
- the rplM gene encoding 50S ribosomal protein L13, with protein sequence MKYTIDASGRTIGRVAAEAASVLMGKNTTSFVRNKAPEISVMVTNCGKAKVTEKKQKQTLFHTYSGYPGGLKEKRLEEVAAKKGMREVMLIAITGMLPKNKLQAVMLKNLIVTE
- the rpsI gene encoding 30S ribosomal protein S9, whose translation is METTTTKAKKEGRYIETVGRRKTSSARVRVTPASKLNVIVNDKDYKEYFPTEDMQGIITDAFNKAKPLEKYSVTALVKGGGIHSQAEAVRHGIARALSTTDEELKTRLKRLGYLKRDPRMKERRKFGLKKARKAPQWSKR
- a CDS encoding nucleotide exchange factor GrpE; translated protein: MTDEINENNIIDEDFAFEPDESEGELSVSKQKIKDLRDKLSVALKERDEYLAGWQRAKADYINARKDELNAHSNASKVANERTILEIIPVLDSFTLAFANKEAWEKVDENWRRGVEYIASQLKTALTNIGMQEIGKIGEHFDPNYHNAVENIPTDSKELDHTVAEIIKNGYFFEGKVIRPSEVKVFIFKE
- the dnaK gene encoding molecular chaperone DnaK, which gives rise to MGKIIGIDLGTTNSAVALIEGGVPKIIENIEGNRTTPSVVALAKNGERLVGLLAKRQAVTNPENTIYGIKRLMGHRFDDEEVKRDKKFSSYAIEANEDGGVKVKMGTDFYRPEEVSAMILQKIKSDVEAKIGEPVTEAVITVPAYFDDSQRKATKDAGKIAGLDVKRIINEPTAAALAYGFNNKKDEKIVVYDFGGGTFDVSILEVGNDVIEVKATDGDSHMGGEDIDQKIVAWIAEQFKKESGIDITKDVLALQRLKEAAEKAKHELSTTTESEINIPFISSDASGPKHLLLKMSRTTLEELAREFIDRSIEITKRAFEKSPVKMNEINEIVMVGGQTRMPAIIAAVKELFGKEPNRSINPDEVVAAGAAVQAGVLQGDVRDILLLDVIPLSLGIETFGGVATKLIEKNTTIPTSKSQVFSTAADNQTSVEIHIVQGERPMAADNKSLGRFILDGVPPAPRGMPQVEVALDVDANGILNVTAKEKTSGKTQSIRIEASSGLTDADIERMTKEAELHADEDKKKKEIADTKNDSEILVYTAEKSLRDAGDKVPADIKTAVEAKIAELKSVKDGTDIEAIKKASSELSLEMQKIGEAMMKAQQESGATETPKEGGSGAPEEKIHDADFKEGENPDANKTA
- the dnaJ gene encoding molecular chaperone DnaJ, giving the protein MQKDYYQILGVERKASKDEIKKAFHKLAHKYHPDKKGGDEARFKEVNEAYQVLSNEKKRSEYDTYGQVFSDGSGPQQGANNGFQGFDPSQFGDFDFSNAGGFGDIFSEIFGGGRGGTQSRRGSDISIEITINFDDSIFGTTRKVLITKRSLCDVCKGNGEKPGTKRKKCETCNGQGKVRETKKSFIGVFTSVRECDACAGSGTIPEDKCSGCKGQGVLRKQEEISIHVPAGIENGEMIRLSGMGEAVQRGISGDLYVKISVLPHKSLKREGNNLTMNLDIKMTEALLGGERSIETLDGKIDLKIPEGVNTGEVLRLKGKGVPMGNSQRGDLLVKIKVILPQKLSKKARGIVETLRGEGM
- a CDS encoding lysophospholipid acyltransferase family protein, producing the protein MKDFLPPLLLQKIVWIPTRLFLIFFAKLEVRGLENLEGLKGKVVFVSNHSSELDPILLPAALPLFSPLSPIFYTSREKEFYERHSFLKWLFYREWFFEIWGAHQIQVGKHDYEKSLEKHKEILNSGGSLFIFPEGRKTTDGSILPAHGGAAYLARATGAPIVPTSIRGVFKIKLRDFLLRRAKIVLVFSAPIIPLSDDYKAEVQKVMDIIAKNL